Within the Ochrobactrum sp. Marseille-Q0166 genome, the region TCTCAAAGACGACAAGATATTGGGGATTGTTGCTCAAATCCCGGTCTTGCCTTGCAATGGCAGGTTCACGGACCTACCTTGGCCTTAATATCAGGGCAATGGCTTAATTGAGTGCGGGAGCGATTCTGTTGAGCCATTGCCTGCAAATCAAATCGATTTTTGGGACCGGAGAACTACCCATGTCACAGCGTCATGCGCCCGTCATTATCATCGGCTCAGGTCCGGCAGGTTATACGGCGGCGATTTATGCGGCGCGTGCAATGCTCAAGCCAATTATCATTACCGGTTTGCAGCAGGGTGGTCAGTTAATGATCACGACGGACGTTGAAAACTATCCCGGCTATGCCGAACCTGTGCAGGGTCCGTGGATGATGGACCAGATGGCAAAGCAGGCTGAAAATGTCGGCGCTGAAATTCTTTATGACATCATCACCGAAGTTGACACAAAGTCTCGCCCTTTCCGCCTGATTGGGGATGGCGGGACAGTTTATACCTGCGATGCGCTGATTATTGCCACGGGTGCGCAGGCCAAGTGGCTGGGCCTCGAGAGTGAGCAGACATTCATGGGCGGCGGCGTTTCTGCCTGTGCAACCTGTGACGGCTTCTTCTATCGTGGCAAGGATGTGGTTGTTGTGGGCGGCGGTAATACGGCTGTCGAAGAAGCACTTTACCTCTCGCATATCGCAAAGAGTGTAACGGTTGTTCATCGCCGCGAAGGTTTCCGTGCGGAAAAAATCATGCAGGACCGTCTGCTCAACCGTGAAAACGTCAAGGTCGTCTGGAACAGTGTGATTGACGAAATCGTCGGTACTGAAGCCAAGCCGCCAATGGGCGCGACGGTCACAGGCGTACGCCTCAAGAATATCGTTACGGGCGAGACACACGTGCACGAAGCGCAGGGCGTTTTCATCGCCATCGGTCATGCACCGGCAGTTTCTTTGTTCGAGGGCAAACTCAAGCAGAAGCCCAACGGCTATCTTTGGACTGCGCCTGATTCAACAGCCACGGATGTTCCCGGTATTTTCGCCGCTGGTGACGTGACTGACGATA harbors:
- the trxB gene encoding thioredoxin-disulfide reductase, which produces MSQRHAPVIIIGSGPAGYTAAIYAARAMLKPIIITGLQQGGQLMITTDVENYPGYAEPVQGPWMMDQMAKQAENVGAEILYDIITEVDTKSRPFRLIGDGGTVYTCDALIIATGAQAKWLGLESEQTFMGGGVSACATCDGFFYRGKDVVVVGGGNTAVEEALYLSHIAKSVTVVHRREGFRAEKIMQDRLLNRENVKVVWNSVIDEIVGTEAKPPMGATVTGVRLKNIVTGETHVHEAQGVFIAIGHAPAVSLFEGKLKQKPNGYLWTAPDSTATDVPGIFAAGDVTDDIYRQAVTAAGMGCMAALESERWLAAQEPLHEAAE